The sequence below is a genomic window from Clostridium putrefaciens.
TGATGCTGTTAAAGCTGCTGCTATAAAAACTGGAGTAGCTAGAATTTAAGCATTTTTAGACCATTTAATAGTTATTTATAAAGGCAAGATCTATACGTCATAGATCTTGCCTTTCATAACTCTTACTTTGTTTAAGAATAAATCTTAAGTTTATGTAATTATTTCAATAACACTTAATATATATATATAAGCACTTTTATTATTATAAATTTATGTGTTAAGTACAATCATAAATAATAATATCATTGTTTAAATATCTTTCAACGCAATAAAATACGGAATTTTCAAAAAAATATTGACAACCTTTTCATTACCAATTAGAATTAGAGTATAATAACATTAAAATTAATTAAATTGATAAATAGAGGCGCGAATAAATGGGTAATTTTTAAATGTTAAGGAGAAGAACCTCCAACGTTAAAAATGAAGGGTTTACTTGCCGAAAGATATTATTTGTTCTTACTTAATATCTTGGGGATTAAGTTCAAAAGGCTTTATCCTTGCCATGATCAAAGACATGGAGAGCTATTTATGCAATGAAAATTTAGGTTTTCATTGCATAGGTAGCTTTTTTATACCTTATAAATATAAAATCCTTTCAATAATGACAATTCATTTAATTTGACTTGCCATCATTGTTAAAATTTATACAATAATCTTAATAATTATTGTTATAAGTTAAAATATATCTAATCAAAATTAATAAGGAGGGACTATTTTGAAATCAACAATTAGAATAAGAATGAGTCAAGCAGATGCTCACTACGGCGGTAATTTAGTTGATGGAGCTAAAATGTTACAATTATTTGGGGATGTTGCAACCGAGCTTCTTATAGCTAACGATGGAGATGAAGGTCTATTTAGATCTTATGATTCAGTAGACTTTTTAGCACCCGTTTATTCTGGAGATTATATTGAAGCTACTGGTGAAATAATTAACTGTGGAAATTCTTCAAGGAAAATGACATTTGAAGCAAGAAAAGTTATAATACCAAGACCTGATATAAGCGCTTCTGCTGCTGATATATTAGAAGAACCAATAGTTGTATGTAAGGCCACTGGAACTTGCATTGTTCCAAAGAAGAATCAAAGAAAGTAATAAGGAAAGGTGGTATATATAATTGGATAAACTTATAATTACTGCCGCTATATGTGGGGCTGAAGTTACAAAGGACCATAATTCTAGCTTACCTTATACAGTGGAGGAAATAGGAATAGAGGCTGAAAAGTCGTATAAAGCTGGAGCTAGTATAATTCACCTTCACGTAAGAGAAGATGATGGTACTCCAACCCAGGATAAAGAAAGATTTAAAGCCTGTATTAAAGAAATTCAAAAAAGATGTCCTGATGTTATAATTCAGCCTTCTACTGGTGGAGCTGTTGGAATGAGTAATGAAGAAAGATTACAACCTGTAGACCTTAGTCCTGAAATGGCTACACTAGATTGTGGAACTTGCAACTTTGGCGGTGATGAGGTATTTGTTAATACTGAAAATACAATCAAAGAGTTTGGTCAAAAAATGATAAAGCTTGGAGTTAAACCCGAAGTTGAAGTTTTTGATAAAGGTATGATAGATATGGCTGTAAGACTTCAAAAAAAAGGATTTATAAAGTCTCCTATGCACTTTAACTTTGTTCTAGGGGTAAACGGAGGTATATCAGCTTCACCTAGAGACTTAGTCTTTATGGCTGGTAGTATTCCTTCCGAAAGCACATTTACAGTGTCTGGCATAGGTAGAAATGAATTTCCTATGGCAGCAATGGCTATTATAATGGGTGGTCATGTAAGAGTTGGATACGAGGACAACGTTTACTTATCAAAAGGTGTACTTGCAAAATCTAATGGAGAATTAGTTTCAAAAGTTGTAAGACTTGCAAATGAGCTTGGAAGAGAAATTGCAAATCCAAGTGAAACTAGAAAAATATTAGGCCTTAAGGAGCGTCGTTAATATTATGAATAAGGTAGTTAAACTGGAAGATGTAAAACATTTATTTAAAGATGGTATGACAATAATGATAGGTGGATTCCTAGGCTGCGGATCTGCTGATGACATTATAGACTATATTGTAGATTTAAATATAAAAGATTTAACTGTTATAACTAATGATACTTGTTACCCAGGAACTGGCGTTGGTAAGTTGCTTTTAAATGGACAAATTAAAAAGTTAATCGCTTCTTATATAGGCGGAAATAATGATACAGGAAGACTTATGAATGAGGGTAAACTTGAAGCAGAACTTGTTCCTCAAGGTACCCTAGCTGAAAAGATAAGAGCTGGCGGATCAGGACTTGGTGCTGTAATAACTGCAACAGGTGTTGGAACAACTGTAGAGGACGGTAAGGACAAGATTACTATAGACGGTAAGGAATACCTTATAGAACTTCCTTTAAGGGCTGATATGTCAATATTAAAAGGTACCATAGTAGATGAATCTGGAAATATATTTTATAGAGGTACAACAAAAAACTTTAATCCAGTTATGGCTATGGCTTCAGATATTGTTATTGTAGAAGCAAGTAAAGTAGTTAAACTAGGCGACTTAGACGCTGAAAACGTTCATACCCCTAGTGTACTTGTAGACTATGTTATAAAGGAGTTGGCGTAAATGATCCAAGATGCCTTAATAGCTAAACAAATTATTGCTAAAAGAGTAGCTAAAGAAATGAAAGATGGTCAGCTTGTAAATCTTGGTGTAGGACTACCTACTATGGTAGCTAATTATATTCCAGAGGATGTTCATGTTCTATTACAATCTGAAAATGGAATGATTGGAATGGGTGAATCTCCTGAAAGTGGTCTGGAAGATAAGGATATCGTAAATGCTGGAGGCCAATGTGTAACCATCCTTCCAAAGGGTTGTTTTTTCGATAGTTCATTTTCATTTGCATTGATAAGAGGTGGACATGTTGATGTTACAGTTCTTGGAGCATTAGAAGTGGATGAAAAAGGAAACCTGGCTAACTGGAT
It includes:
- a CDS encoding hotdog fold domain-containing protein codes for the protein MKSTIRIRMSQADAHYGGNLVDGAKMLQLFGDVATELLIANDGDEGLFRSYDSVDFLAPVYSGDYIEATGEIINCGNSSRKMTFEARKVIIPRPDISASAADILEEPIVVCKATGTCIVPKKNQRK
- a CDS encoding 3-keto-5-aminohexanoate cleavage protein, with protein sequence MDKLIITAAICGAEVTKDHNSSLPYTVEEIGIEAEKSYKAGASIIHLHVREDDGTPTQDKERFKACIKEIQKRCPDVIIQPSTGGAVGMSNEERLQPVDLSPEMATLDCGTCNFGGDEVFVNTENTIKEFGQKMIKLGVKPEVEVFDKGMIDMAVRLQKKGFIKSPMHFNFVLGVNGGISASPRDLVFMAGSIPSESTFTVSGIGRNEFPMAAMAIIMGGHVRVGYEDNVYLSKGVLAKSNGELVSKVVRLANELGREIANPSETRKILGLKERR
- a CDS encoding CoA transferase subunit A, translating into MNKVVKLEDVKHLFKDGMTIMIGGFLGCGSADDIIDYIVDLNIKDLTVITNDTCYPGTGVGKLLLNGQIKKLIASYIGGNNDTGRLMNEGKLEAELVPQGTLAEKIRAGGSGLGAVITATGVGTTVEDGKDKITIDGKEYLIELPLRADMSILKGTIVDESGNIFYRGTTKNFNPVMAMASDIVIVEASKVVKLGDLDAENVHTPSVLVDYVIKELA
- a CDS encoding 3-oxoacid CoA-transferase subunit B, whose translation is MIQDALIAKQIIAKRVAKEMKDGQLVNLGVGLPTMVANYIPEDVHVLLQSENGMIGMGESPESGLEDKDIVNAGGQCVTILPKGCFFDSSFSFALIRGGHVDVTVLGALEVDEKGNLANWIIPGKKVPGMGGAMDLVTGAKKVIVAMQHTGKGNPKILKECRLPLTAKSVVNMIVTEFCVLEVTEDGLILTEIQKDTTLDEIRSFTEADFTVSKDLKIMDEN